A window of Hevea brasiliensis isolate MT/VB/25A 57/8 chromosome 14, ASM3005281v1, whole genome shotgun sequence contains these coding sequences:
- the LOC110634575 gene encoding protein SUPPRESSOR OF K(+) TRANSPORT GROWTH DEFECT 1 — translation MYCNFLEHGTEYARQAVKEDDAGNYAKAFQLYMNALEYFHTHLKYEKNQQVGKTIRQKCMGYLKRAEEIRAILDNVGSTPTSNGSAVGAAEPKRKPNLKDGEGKDKEDPEQAKLRIGLDSVIIREKPNVRWNDVAGLESAKQALQEAVILPVKFPQFFTGKRKPWRAFLLYGPPGTGKSYLAKAVATEADSTFFSVSSSDLVSKWMGESEKLVSNLFQMARDNAPSIIFIDEIDSLCGKRGEGNESEASRRIKTELLVQMQGIGNDDHKVLVLAATNTPYALDQAIRRRFDKRIYIPLPDLKARKHIFKVHLGDTPHNLTESYFEHLAQKTESFSGSDISICVKDVLFEPVRKTRDAKYFMETSDGMWFPCEPTQRGAVKITLEELDAQGLASKILPPPITRADFDKVLARQKPTVSKADLEVHERFTKEFGEEG, via the exons ATGTATTGCAATTTTCTGGAACATGGAACTGAGTATGCTAGGCAGGCTGTTAAGGAGGATGATGCCGGAAACTATGCTAAAGCTTTTCAGCTTTACATGAATGCATTAGAGTACTTCCATACTCATTTAAAGTATGAGAAGAATCAACAAGTTGGAAAAACAATTAGGCAAAAATGTATGGGATACTTGAAGAGAGCAGAGGAAATTCGGGCCATTCTTGATAATGTGGGGAGTACACCCACCTCAAATGGTTCTGCTGTAGGGGCTGCAGAGCCAAAGAGAAAGCCAAATCTGAAAGATGGAGAAGGAAAAGACAAGGAGGATCCAGAGCAAGCAAAGCTTAGGATAGGACTTGATTCTGTTATCATTAGGGAGAAACCAAATGTGAGGTGGAATGATGTGGCAGGGCTTGAGAGTGCCAAACAGGCATTGCAAGAGGCTGTGATCTTGCCTGTGAAATTCCCACAATTTTTTACAG GGAAGAGAAAACCATGGAGGGCCTTTTTATTATATGGTCCACCTGGAACAGGGAAGTCATACTTAGCAAAGGCTGTTGCAACAGAGGCAGACTCAACTTTCTTCAG TGTTTCTTCCTCAGACCTTGTTTCCAAATGGATGGGTGAAAGTGAGAAGCTAGTTTCAAATCTTTTCCAAATGGCTCGTGATAATGCTCCTTCCATCATTTTCATTGATGAAATTGATTCATTATGTGGTAAACGGGGTGAAGGCAATGAGAGTGAAGCATCTCGGCGCATCAAAACAGAACTTTTAGTGCAAATGCAG GGTATAGGGAATGATGATCATAAAGTTCTTGTTCTTGCAGCCACAAATACACCCTATGCTCTGGATCAG GCCATCAGGAGGCGTTTTGACAAGAGAATATACATTCCGCTCCCAGATTTGAAGGCAAGGAAACACATATTTAAG GTGCATCTTGGAGATACTCCGCACAATTTGACCGAAAGTTATTTTGAGCACTTGGCTCAGAAAACAGAAAGCTTTTCAGGTTCAGATATTTCCATCTGT GTTAAAGATGTACTCTTTGAGCCTGTTCGTAAAACCAGAGATGCTAAATATTTCATGGAGACTTCTGATGGCATGTGGTTCCCTTGTGAACCAACTCAACGAGGAGCTGTCAAGATCACATTGGAGGAACTTGATGCACAAGGCCTTGCTTCAAAG ATTCTTCCACCGCCAATCACAAGAGCAGATTTTGATAAAGTGCTGGCAAGGCAGAAGCCAACAGTGAGTAAAGCTGATCTTGAGGTGCATGAAAGATTCACAAAGGAGTTTGGAGAGGAGGGCTGA
- the LOC110634587 gene encoding GDSL esterase/lipase At5g03610-like, whose product MKKQVSFLFCYVLFCFLYSFTEGEGHKHHLHDHHKHGSVKLFVFGDSYADTGNWEKSAISWKEPYGITYPGKPAGRFSDGRVLTDYIASFLGIKSPLPFRMRNTTRKSGLQFGMNFAYGGTGVFDTLNNAPDMSTQINYFQQLLQEKVFTKHDLNSSIALVSLAGNDYNTLYKNGNLKDLPHLATSIIKQLSLNVKRIHGLGVQKIAVTALQPIGCLPELAASSSYKNCSENWNSASKFHNQMLEKAVQKLNNETQKHVFEILDLYSAFVSAFNKAHHAGSLNSESPLRPCCRGVTSDSLCGEVDKSGSKKYVICNNTELSVFWDMVHPSQNGWRQVYLALQSSLHHLYYK is encoded by the exons ATGAAGAAACAAGTTAGCTTCCTCTTCTGTTATGTTCTTTTCTGCTTCTTATATTCATTTACAG AAGGCGAAGGACATAAGCATCATCTTCATGATCACCATAAGCATGGATCAGTGAAGCTTTTTGTTTTTGGGGACTCGTATGCTGATACTGGAAACTGGGAGAAGTCCGCTATTTCATGGAAAGAGCCTTATGGAATCACATATCCTGGCAAACCAGCAGGTCGCTTCTCCGATGGCCGTGTTCTCACAGATTATATAG CCTCATTTCTGGGCATAAAATCTCCATTACCTTTCAGAATGAGGAACACCACAAGAAAATCTGGTCTACAATTTGGAATGAACTTTGCATATGGTGGGACTGGTGTCTTCGACACTTTAAACAATGCACCAGATATGTCTACCCAAATCAATTATTTTCAACAGCTACTTCAAGAAAAAGTTTTCACCAAACACGACCTTAATTCTTCCATCGCGCTGGTATCTCTTGCAGGCAATGACTACAATACTCTGTATAAAAATGGGAACCTCAAG GATTTGCCACATTTAGCTACTTCAATTATCAAGCAACTTTCCTTGAACGTAAAACGAATCCATGGTTTGGGAGTGCAAAAAATAGCAGTTACAGCATTGCAGCCTATAGGGTGCTTGCCTGAATTGGCAGCATCATCTTCATATAAAAATTGCAGTGAAAATTGGAATTCTGCCTCCAAGTTCCACAACCAGATGTTGGAGAAAGCAGTGCAGAAGCTGAACAATGAGACTCAGAAGCATGTTTTCGAAATTTTGGATCTTTATAGTGCTTTCGTGTCTGCATTCAACAAAGCACACCATGCAG GAAGCTTGAACTCTGAGAGTCCATTGAGGCCATGTTGTAGGGGTGTGACAAGTGATTCCTTATGTGGGGAGGTAGACAAAAGTGGATCAAAAAAGTATGTGATTTGCAATAACACAGAATTATCAGTGTTTTGGGATATGGTACACCCTTCCCAGAATGGTTGGCGCCAAGTTTATTTGGCTCTGCAATCTTCTCTTCatcacctctattacaaataa